The DNA sequence tttaatcaCGCAACAGAAACCTACCCTAATTTACACAATCATATTATtgttataaaagaaaaaatgctttGAAACTGACTAAACCTTCTTACTTTTATCTATCTATATAAGAAATTTTTTGGGTGTACTTATTGCGAGTCTAGCCAATTGACATAGCTTGAGGCTGACATACACGTATCATGGGAGAGGTAGTTGATCAATGGGCAAACATTCATCCAGATATGTTGGACGAATTCGCAAATCGGTTCCATTTATATGATGACTATCTTCAACTTCAAACTTCCGAAGATCCTCAATGGCAACAAAGCTCCATGGCTGCTGTTACCTATTGGCGGCGGTGCTGCTACTAACGAAGCTTTCAAGGTTGATACTCACAAAGAAATTCTTGAAGAGAAGGGGATTTACCATCTCACACTTCCCGAATTACAATCCCAACTTATCCGTGGTTCTTGTTATGGATGGTTAATAATTGTATCCATGTACGAAGGCACCATAAGAATGTTAAATCCAATGACAAAAGTTTTCTTGGATCTTCCTCCAATCTCAGATCTGCCGGATGTAATTCATAACGGAGATCAATGTAGTTTTTACTTTCGTGGACACAACATGATCACCGAGGAAACTATCcttgcaaataaatttctaatttgGAAGGTTATTATAAATTCTGCTCCCGATGACATTAATTTTATGGCGGTGGCTTTATATGGATCTTCTAGATTGGCCTTTTACAAGCCAAGTAATAAGAGATGGCTGAAATTACCAACAAGGGCTCGTCCATATTTTCAAGATGTCATATTTTTTCAACGGTGGATATTTGCAATAGAACATGATGGGAAGCTATACAGATTTGATACAATGACAAAAGCAGGTCCCAGGGTAACAATTTTTAAACCATCAACTCCCTTTGATACTGTTACTACAAAAGACATTAATCAAAAATATCTGATTGTGACTGCTGATGGAAGTTTATTGATGGTGGTAAGACATCTTATTAATTTGATTTGTGAGGAAGAGGAACGTTCCTACAAGACTACCAAATTCGATATTTatgaattgaaggaaaataatTCAAATGCATGGTCAAGGATTAGTAGTTTGGGAAATTATATACTGGTAATTGGATTTAATGCTTCTGTTCAAATGTTCGCTGGCAATCTTTTAAATTCCAAAGGAAATCAAATCTACTTTACAGATAGCTTGGTTCAAGAGCAATTAGTAGAGACTTATTATCATAACATTGGCATCTTCAATTTAGAATATGGAAGTTGCCAAGAAGTGTTATCAGATGTTAACTTTTTTTGTCCTCCTGTTTGGATACTCCCTtgactttgtttttcttttctgatATTAGACTCTTATCTTTTGCTTTTACAAAGTATTGTGTTTAAATCATTTTGCAGACTCTTCATCAttgaatcttttaatttattctttggtCAAGGCATGTTTATGCCTTTCTTTAAAATTACGAGTATACAAGCTTGTGTGATATACAAAGTTAACTTatgtataacaatatataaaattaatacaaaGAGTTCACTATGACTttggtttctaatttttttagactATATTTATCCTTGAACAAATTATTTATAAAGCAAATTATAAAGACAAATTAgtcataaaatttattttgaaaaatcaaaTAACCTCccattaaaataaaatcaattttgtTATTCCTATAACCATGATAACACATCTCTGAACAAAAAACAAATTGCtaataaattagaaaatggaCTAAGTGAACAtcaatttttttacatttttcaaGATCTTAatgttttgtttaattatattaaagtGTTTTCTTTGTAACATTTTAGAAAAATCTACCAATTTTATTCTTCATGCACACTTATGTGTTTCTCCTTTAACACTTTCAATTGCATCGCCTCCATCGTCTTCTATTGCCATCATCTACCGCAGTTGCAAATTTCATtccatttaatttatattttcagtAATTCATCTATCCATTTAATTCATTCCCAACTTTTCACTTAAAAAATAGTTATGTTTTTTTTCTCTTATCAATTTGAtgtaaaaaaaaacctttttttatCTCATCAATTTGATatagaaagaaaatattttttttatctgatatgtgttcttatttttgtttacatATCTTTACTTATCAATGATGGAACGAAGAAGTttgataaatattttgttaacttatTTCTTTTAGATTgctttgtaataatattttttaaattttctaaattattgaTTATATAGAGTATTATATTTGACGAGCCAAACTCGATTTAGTTTGACGAGccagactcgatttatgagagaagagaaatagtaatataatattattattatattaatattagagatgtttgaataatattataatattatttgatctattttagttaaaaataggagaCCGATTTAACCGGGTTTAAAGTTTACTGGTGCAGATTAATTGATAGAGGATtaatgtcggtctagaatttctcaacaaaaaagaacttcgttgtaagcatggtctaaaccaacaattaaccctcaatcaaaatttaaaaggTTGTCACAATACAATTCAATAACCAGGAGTAGAatcttgggtcgttctccctagaaattgcaatCAAGTACtgaattattggctatgaagaaaatCGGGGATGAGATAGCAATTGACAAAAAGTGTAaacaacaagaaagtaaaattcaaTTAACTAACAAGGGAAAGgaaactcaaatggtaaaaaaaaggtcttggcaagggatgatggttaaggatcacaatccttgttactaaccacaatatgataattataaGGATTACTCCTAATTTGTCATTGATGGTTAAGATTTGtgccggtttagaatttctcaattgaAATTAAGTGTTTCATTGATAACATAGTCCAAACCAGCAATTAAATcccaacatcaaagtttaattcaaatcaaatataaaccgagagtaattaaacctcgggtcgtctccctaggaactaatgcctaaGAGCGCACAATTTTGGTCGCAAGAACAAAAGGGGTTTTCAATGATGAAAGTaagcaataaagaaataaaagaacgatCCAAAATTGCaattattaaagtaataaagaaataaaagaactatgtatgtaatatgaacaagtaaaacTTTAAAGTGAGGAAAATGTGGTTCAAAGCATAAATGGAACCTTGACttaggatgagttatggaattccttccttgccataaccacaactatgataattatgatgtattaatctcacctagtcaacccttaatatcgaagagtaagtcaagtgagcataattgttattaatccacaaatcctaactatcttactaattaccttaataaaaagctagcgttagtgaaaacaataacaactaacaacccaagaattatcactaaatgttggacattacaactctagtaatccatatactCATTTTTCCAAGTCAAGGGATGGAAAtctaccccataatcaaaattggcatttcatcaaacacatggtaatcataaaacatggcaaagtTGGAAAATTACCTAAAACTATAAACAACCAATGATCAAAAGCAACAAAGGCAACTCAATAAACATGtaaaagccatcaaacatcaaattcattaattaaaaatcaaaattgcaaaactatatatatattgacaaaggaaagtaaaatataagaaagtgtaggacaagtagtgtaataaaagaaaaaattaagaattacTTACAATGGGAAATGGCTAGAATCAAAGATCAAAACTTGgaactataaaattctacaaaaccCTATGAAATTGAGAGTAAACCTAAattaaactaccctaaaactactTCTAAGTATGTTGTATGAAGTATGGTAGTGTATGGTATGAGTGGGTGTGTTGCTAGCCTCCTTATATGCTCCAAAGCcatcagaaatgggccaaaaagcctcCCAAATCcgagccacgtgactttttaatgaagtcacacgcaggaacttgtgcgtacgcacacttgctgaatTTTTCTCTTGTACGAACGCACAGCGAGAtacgcgtacgcacacatggctgtgtgcttctcctttgttttcttcatgttttctcccaattgcatgcttttcttccactcttatcaagccattccaacctattacacctgaaatcactcataaaaaatatcaaggcatcgaatggaatgaaagcagaataaaattgatcaaattaagtacaaaatagcatgttttcacaattaggcacaatttagagagaaaacacaaaagcatgctatttagatgaataaatgtggatttatatgatgaaatccactcaaatcaatccaaaatttattgTCAAATTTGGATTCATCAGTAATCTCCAAAATTTGAGGAAAGTCAGGTGAGCTTAAttgatcctagtccataagtcctagtcactcactaattaatttagtgaaaACTAGTGTCAATGAAAACAAATTATCAATCATTTTGACATGAGTAACTCAAAGTCACCCAAGTTAcgatcccaagccaagaacataaaagctACTCTAAAATCAATTcatgcattttatcaaacacctagtgtgcataAACATAATGCctggtaaattgcatgaattagtaaaatctacaactaccgaATGTAagaaaacaacaataacaactaaattaGACCACAAGAAAGGATAAAACATAACATTTCATTGGAGAAAATCaaaatccaacaagggttcatgaaagtaaaaatgacaacataaagaaattaacaagagaaactaagaatatTAAGACcatagaacaacaaaatataAAGGGAGTTGaactaaaaacaagaattaaaacttggatcTAAGAAAATTTAAGCTAACCTagcctaaattctagagagaagagagagcttctctccctAGAAACCTATTTTAAAACATGGTAAAAACTATATTCTATGACTACTTTTTTTCCTTCGTTCATTCCCCTACAATCCTTGGGTTCAACAGCattaaaaatgagttggattgggctaaGATGGGCTCAGAAATTGCCCTCAGCATATtgtctttaatgaggtcatgtgctgcttgtcatgcgtacgcatgggtcacgcgtactcATGGCCTGGCAGATTTTCTCATCATGTGTACGCGTgagccacacgtacgcgtcgccatgaattctacaaatcctcatttcttcatgaattttccactttgcatgcttttcttccatttttgttttgttatatatatatatatatatatatatatatatatatatatatatatatatagattttccctatgtatatatgttttactTTTGCACCTCATAGAGGTTTTTGGAGAACTAGGGTTGCTTTTACGTATTTTGGGTtatggattatatatatatatatatatatatatatatatatatatatatatatatatatatatatatatatatatatatatatatatatatgtatgtatgtatgtatgtatgtatataactATTCTCTCCCcgcacttaaatattagcatgtcctcatgctaagtatAAAGCAAGACGAGAaatggggtatgaacatttatttaatgcaatctatctacatgaatgcaactaaatgcaaaatgcgtCTACtcacttggttaaaaataaatcaatctccaagaacatatataaacACATAGGGCTAAgatagtatgatgattcatgaattccactaattcaaatctcaaaataaagtataaatagacTTGCAATAAGAAatctcgtgaaagccgggaacaaaggattaagcatcgaaccctcaccagaggTGTTTGCACTATAATctctctagtgtttgagggtcgattctccactaatcttgctttctaaggcttgctcttcttctaccaatcaacatatGTTCAATGCATGGATAcatatatcaagaggtcttttcaagggttgtaatgggttatggccaaggtaggattgtatttggtcaagtggactaaaatctgaatccttgatcaacctaaacttcccatctaacctaagacaatccatgtaatcaaaatacaaaacctaactacCCACTGAATATCTTTTCTCCATATTAGACAAAAATCACAAtcttagagagaataacacaccaaaacaaaatattggttgataagatgcaaccagtcaaataggctcaaaatctcacaaggCTTGTGTGTTCtaactctaaaaccatgttccaaaattaatttcttcaagcaagttcaacaaaagttTTGATCAAATTAATGGAATGCTCTAAAACCGTTTCTCGGAAAAGTAgtcattacttcaaccaagtagtcctaGCACAAAGATGAGTAGAATATGTACAAACTCTAACTATCATGTAATCCATCATGTAACAACTTACTACAGAAAGCAAATTAtactaactaacaaagaagattaagacatAGGTGTTGGAAAGAGGAGTTGTTACCCACGGAAGTCAGTCACCAACCTTCCTACGCTTAAAGACTGCACCGTTCTCGGTGCATTTAAAGAGGAGCAAATGGTAGGGGGAACGCCGCTTTCAATGGCCTAAGGATGATGTGACAGGGGCGCCTCCATGTCCATCTCTCGATTGCGTTCTTTGCCAAAATCCAAAGTGGACTTCGGAGTAGCGGTCTCCCCCAAAGGTGGGTAGATGGCTGAGGTGCTTATGGTGATGTTGATGATGTTGAAATTTCCGGTTGGCTACCTTCCTAGGAGCTTGCTCCTGGTCTCTCTTAGTGAGATTCCTAAAATGGAGGAGAAGGGAGAAACATTAAGATAAGAGAGAAAGATATGAAACTAATAAAGTGCAAGTGAGAAAGAATGCCAAATAAGAATAAGGTGTCTCAAGTACATGGTAgttacaacatgtaagtgagaaatcaACTAAAACATTGAGGCATATCACCAGCACTCGATGCATGAGTCAAGAAAGCACATAAGTATAGGCCAAGGAAAGAGAAACTCAAGCATCAAAATCGATAAAGATGAACTCATGCAAAAATAGGGAAGACATAAGAGAAGTATTAACTCAGAAGAACTCCAAAGTAATGAAGCACAAAAAGAATAATATGGAGTTAAATCACTAATTCATGCATGATGTCACAAGAATAGAAATCCATGAACAATAAGAATTAATCatgaaaaagagaataaaattggAGAAATGTACAAGGAATGTAAGTCTtatgaaaaagaagcaaagagttAGAagcataaaacaaaaattaaaggaaataCTCATTGgttctttttcacaaacacttagtgtgCATAGTATGAATCAACAAGCAAATTGATAAAATCAAGTATGTAGCACTCTCAAAATGAAAAGCAACAATTATAGCATCACCAAACAAGACAAAACAAAGTAAAAGGCACCAAAACAATCTATTGAATTCACAAAATTTGAATGTGAAAATCCAAcaccaataaaaaaataacaagtcTAGAAAAGAAGGATGAAGAACTAACTACATATAGCAAAACTAAATTGCAATCAACAAGAACAAATGTCATCAAGTACCACAagtaaaagaaaattagaaagcAGGAGAAGTtgagaaataaaattttaaaaagagggagaagaagaaatggagaagtGCAAGTGAGAATGGATGAGAAAGgtgagaaaaagagaaagaaagagaagaaaagaaagggtggaaattgaagaaatgaagaaggaaggatgaaagaaagaagaagaagtaagaaagaaaaaagaaacacgGTGAAAGAACAGGGAAGCGCGCCCTTCAATTGAATTCGGacgatgacgtgtacgcgtcggtcacgcatatgcgtgagAGGCAATAAAAGAaaggtgacgcgtatgcgtgagggcTATCGTGCTACTCGCACAACACCCGCATGGTCCCAGCACAACTCACTATCCAGACCATGCGTTCGCACCAACACAACACCAAAAATTCACAATCCAGGAAAACAGGGCGATGCGTACCCGTCGGTCACGCATACGTGTGACAAATGCCCATGCTCATAGCACCCTTCCCGCATGGCCCAAGCACAACTCACTGTGCAGGCCATGCAGTAGCGTCGTTCACGCACCATTCTCGCATGTGAATTTTcgggggtcacgcgtacgcatggtgcaggcgtatgcgtgacaagttttttttttaaattaacaaaatcctTATCCATTCAAACATGGGTAAATTTCAAAATAACTAACCTAACTCAAAGCATAAATCTAACAAACAAACTAGCAACCAAAGCAATATATCGAAAAGTGATATAAAAGGCAAGAAattacctaacaatggcaactcaattcattcatcaaCTATagatacaagagaatggaaagaggttaccatggtggggtgtctcccacctagcacttttattttaagtccttaagttggacaattgatggggtccttgtcatggtggcttatatTTGAACTCTTCCTTGAATCCTCACCAATGCTTGCATATCCAATgtccaccgggatcccaaattattccggggtcccaaaccttgtgtttgcacccgtcttcttgttgattatcGTAGTTCAATTTGGGTGACAAGACTTGTGAATTCTCATTTAGGTACTAAATTCTCTccctagacccattcaatgtaGCACTATGCCAACCTTTGAATTTCAACCTTGATGATTCAACCAAaatgaacctaggattgtatTTCCAACCAttacacaactctctcttactctttaCTCCACAAGGGCTCTAAATTGACCATCCAttttaagcaaaccatattcaagaggaaaagtaaagcttagggataagagatttacccacttgaatgaaagaacggatggtgatggcttggggagaggtgtttccaacaactttggcaacgTGATCTTCACTCCCTTTGACTCCTCCTTGCTAATTTCACCTCGTGACAAGCTTCTTtcacttcaacctcttcctcaccaaattcttcttattcttccccatcactcaaatcatatgTTGGAGGTTGAGTAAAATCTATCTCAACATCAACCTCAAATTCAATGGGAGAAgacttttcaaactcaagaggatcatatgttgatgcggaatcatcatcaATTGATGGACTTGTTACTTGCTCCATTTCTTCCATTTCAAGTTCTTCCACAT is a window from the Arachis hypogaea cultivar Tifrunner chromosome 1, arahy.Tifrunner.gnm2.J5K5, whole genome shotgun sequence genome containing:
- the LOC112762930 gene encoding uncharacterized protein, translating into MTIFNFKLPKILNGNKAPWLLLPIGGGAATNEAFKVDTHKEILEEKGIYHLTLPELQSQLIRGSCYGWLIIVSMYEGTIRMLNPMTKVFLDLPPISDLPDVIHNGDQCSFYFRGHNMITEETILANKFLIWKVIINSAPDDINFMAVALYGSSRLAFYKPSNKRWLKLPTRARPYFQDVIFFQRWIFAIEHDGKLYRFDTMTKAGPRVTIFKPSTPFDTVTTKDINQKYLIVTADGSLLMVVRHLINLICEEEERSYKTTKFDIYELKENNSNAWSRISSLGNYILVIGFNASVQMFAGNLLNSKGNQIYFTDSLVQEQLVETYYHNIGIFNLEYGSCQEVLSDVNFFCPPVWILP